From the Lepidochelys kempii isolate rLepKem1 chromosome 2, rLepKem1.hap2, whole genome shotgun sequence genome, one window contains:
- the ARF1 gene encoding ADP-ribosylation factor 1, which produces MGNIFANLFKGLFGKKEMRILMVGLDAAGKTTILYKLKLGEIVTTIPTIGFNVETVEYKNISFTVWDVGGQDKIRPLWRHYFQNTQGLIFVVDSNDRERVNEAREELMRMLAEDELRDAVLLVFANKQDLPNAMNAAEITDKLGLHSLRHRSWYIQATCATSGDGLYEGLDWLSNQLRNQK; this is translated from the exons ATGGGAAATATTTTTGCTAACCTCTTCAAAGGCCTTTTTGGCAAAAAAGAAATGCGTATTCTTATGGTTGGTCTGGATGCTGCAGGAAAGACCACTATTTTGTACAAACTTAAACTTGGTGAAATAGTAACTACTATCCCTACTATAG GTTTCAATGTAGAAACAGTAGAATACAAGAACATTAGTTTCACAGTGTGGGATGTAGGTGGTCAGGATAAGATCAGACCTCTCTGGCGCCATTATTTCCAGAATACACAAG gtTTGATTTTCGTGGTTGACAGTAATGACAGAGAACGAGTGAATGAGGCCAGAGAAGAGCTTATGAGAATGTTGGCAGAAGATGAGCTGAGAGATGCTGTCTTACTAGTGTTTGCTAACAAACAG GACCTCCCTAATGCAATGAATGCAGCAGAAATTACAGACAAACTTGGACTCCATTCTCTTCGCCACAGGAGCTGGTATATCCAGGCAACCTGTGCCACGAGTGGAGATGGTCTCTATGAAGGACTGGACTGGTTGTCCAATCAGCTCCGAAACCAGAAATGA